From Actinomycetota bacterium:
CCGCAGCCGCTGGTAGGTGCGCTCGGTCACCTGGATGCAGCCGGCGATCCCGTGCGACTCCATGCGGCTGGCGGTGTTGACGGTGTCGCCCCACAGGTCGTAGCTGAACTTGGTGGTGCCGATCACCCCGGCTTCCACCGGGCCGGTGTCGATCCCGATGCGGACGGCCAGCGGCTGGCCGCTGGGATCGGCGCGGCGGGCCACCTCCTCACGGATCCCCAGCGCCATCTCGGCGATCGCCTCGGCGTGGTCGGGGCGCGGCTGGGGCAGCCCGCCGGCGACCATGTAGGCGTCGCCGATGGTCTTGATCTTCTCCAGCCCATGGCGCTGGGCGAGCCGGTCGAAGGCCGAGAACAGCTCGTTGAGGGCGGCCACCACCTGGGCCGGGCCGACCTGCCGGCTGCGCCGGGTGAAGTCGACGATGTCGGCGAACAGCACGGTGACCTCGGGGAAGGCGTCGGCGATCACCCCCTCACCGGCCTTGAGCCGGGCCGCGATTGGGGCGGGCAGCACATTCAGCAGCAGCCGCTCGGACCGCTCCTGCTCGGCCAGCAGCAGGCGATGCTCCCGGTCCAGCGCCTGGCGGCTGCGCACCGCCTC
This genomic window contains:
- a CDS encoding adenylate/guanylate cyclase domain-containing protein; protein product: MIDAGLAVALAVANTIGIRVAPAPGARPDALAYACGLTIAALALARRRWPLAVLLASAATLQIYVANYTSTYRAIPLSVALATAWAAGHRRWSLLIAAWFVITPLAYALSPLAQETRTPLTLLGDALSNAAMFAAVLVLGEAVRSRQALDREHRLLLAEQERSERLLLNVLPAPIAARLKAGEGVIADAFPEVTVLFADIVDFTRRSRQVGPAQVVAALNELFSAFDRLAQRHGLEKIKTIGDAYMVAGGLPQPRPDHAEAIAEMALGIREEVARRADPSGQPLAVRIGIDTGPVEAGVIGTTKFSYDLWGDTVNTASRMESHGIAGCIQVTERTYQRLRDGYRFQRRGPIPIRGMGELVTYFLVGRNR